The genome window AGTAGTTATTGAACCTGATAATATCAACGAAATTAACGAAATAGCAAGGGCTGCCCATTCCCTCAAAGGGGGTGCAAGAAGTGCTGGTTTAGAGGATATTGGTAATATTGCCCTACGGGTAGAGAAAAGTTTTAAAGCCCTTTTCAACGAGAATATCAACCTTGATGAGGAATTAACCGCCTATATGCGGGATATATACCAACTATTACGACAACCCCTCATGGCACGATTAGAAAATCAGGATTTTGATGAAAAATTTAATCTCGATTTGGCTAATGAAATGTGGGCAGGTTTTGAAGAAAAATATGGGGAGGAGTTAGCCAAGGCAGAGGAGTTTTTGCCTTCTTCTAGTGATTTGGGTATTGACATTGCTACTTCTATTTTTGAGGTGGATGTGGCAGAGGGCATTAGTGCGGTGGAAAGTGCAACCGAAGCCGATGATAGTACTCTCCAAGAAACCCTTAGCTTACAAACAGAAATATTTACAGGGTTTGGGGAGATGTTGAATTTACCCGGATTTGTGGAAATTTGTCAGATTACAGGGGATATACTACAACAAAAACCAGAAGAATTAAGGGCGATCGCCTCTATCTTTTTAGATAACATAAAAGAAGCCCATGAATTAGTCATGGCAGGGGATAGGGAAACAGGAGGAAGCCCCAGTGAGGAATTGTTAACCCTTGCAGGCATTAATCAAGAAGACACTACCCCCATAGAAGAATATCAAGAAGCTCCCATCGACATCAACGAGCCTAGTTATGGATTCTTCATCGAAGAAGCCCCCGAATTACTCGCCATGATGGAAGAAGGTTTATTAACCCTCAAACAAGAGCGCAGCACAGGAAAAATTCACGAAATTATGCGTGCCGCCCACTCCATCAAAGGAGGTGCCGCCAGTGTCGGCTTAGAAGCGGTGAAAACTATTTCCCACCGTCTCGAAGACATTATCAAAGTATTTTATGATGAAACCATCATCATTGACGACGAATTAGAAACCCTTTTACTCAATGGGTTTGACTGTCTCAAAGAAGCCTTAACCGAACAATTGGAAACAGGTACCTATCAACCCGCCGTAGCCCTTGCCAACGCCCAAGAGGTATGGAAAGCCCTCGAAAACAGGTTAGGGGATGCCCTCAACCGTCCTGATGACTTTATTCCCTCCTCCGAAGATTTAGGTGTGGACATAGTAGAATCGATGTTTGAGGTGGATGTGGCTCAAGAATTAGAGCGATTACGGGCGGTGTTATCTACCCCTACATCCCAACCCCTAGCAGGGGAATTACGGGCTACCTTAGAGGTATTTGCCGGGTTTGGGGAGATGTTAAATCTGAGCGGTTTTGCATCCATTGCCCACTTGGGTTTAACGGCGCTCGAAAATAACCCCCATGAAGTGGTTGCTATTATTGAAACCGTTATTCAAGATGCTGATCAAGCTCGTGATTTGGTGCTAGGGGGCGATCGCAGTACAGGAGGCTCTCCGAGTCAAAAATTGATTGATTTCGCCCATAACAGCCCCACAGCCACCTCTGTGAGAGAAAAAGATACCGACCATGAAGAAGAAATTTTCTATCTCGAAGAAGAAAACGAACAACCTCCCATCGAAGACGTATTAAGTGATGTTGTCACCGATGCTGATGAATTAATTAACTTTGCCCTCGAAGACAAGGAAACCCATACCAATTCCCCTTCCCTTGATGAAGTATTTGGCAATCAAGAAGATGAATTTGCCATGATAGAATCCTTGGATGACACCGAAGAAAATCAAGATGAGTCAGAAATTCCTTCCCTCGAAGACATTTTCACCAGCGAAATCAGCCAAGAAGAAATTAACCTTCTCTCCAAAGCCTCAGACATGGCCTTAGAAGAAGACAAAAATATCACCATACCTTCCCTCGAAGACGTATTTACCGCTCCCGAATTTGATAACATCGACATATCTCCCCAAGAAGAGGAAGAAGAATCCCCCAGTTTAGATGATGTTTTTGGGGAAAAAATTACTTTTAGCACCATCGAAAATGACAATTCCCCAGAAAATGAGGATACCTCATCCATTCCTACCATTGAGGAATTAATTGGTGATGTGGTAAAAGATTCTAAAAAAACTATTACCCCAGAATCCTTCATTCCTGTGGAGAGGGAAGAAAAAACCTCCGAAGATAATGAGGAAACTCCCGCCACAGGTGCAAATATTGAACAACAAATAGAGTCTTTACAAAACGTCTTTGATAAATTGCCAGGATTGAAAGAAGAAGCTGATATAAACCAGTTTGTCCGTGGTAAAAAATCTCAACCAAAGCAAAAAAAACAACCCATAACCCCTCAAGTTACTCCCTCTGTCCCTAAACCTAAAAGTAATCTTACCGTAAGGGTAGATTTAGAACGCCTTGAAAGGATGAATAACCTTATTGGGGAATTGTCCATTAACCGTAATGGTTTATCCTTGCAGAATGATAGACTACAAACCTCCGTAAAAGATCTTTTAGAGCGTTTTAGTCGTTTCCAATCCACCGCCAATGCCCTCAGGGAGTTGTCTGATAAAATGCTCACCTCCCCCGAAAAATTTAACGTGCCTCAGGGTAATTCTTCTTTCCCTCTCAGTATTTCTGAGGATGGGGGTATGGACTTAATTTCTGCTTTCGACTCGTTGGAAATGGATCGTTATGATAACCTTTACTATGTGGTACAGGGGTTAATTGAGCAGATGATTCAGTTAGAAGAATCTGTAGATGACATCGCCCTTTATGCCGCCCAGTCGGGACAAACCATGGAAAATCAACGTCAAATGCTCAATCGCATGCGAGATGAGTTGATGTGGGCAAGGATGTTACCGTTAGGGGAGGTGTTAAACCGTTTCCCCAGAGTGTTACGGGATTTGTCAGTTAAATACAGTAAGAAGGTTAACCTCAAATTAAGCGGTACAAACGTATTAGTAGATAAAGCAGCCTTAGAAAAATTGTATGATCCTCTGGTACACTTAATTCGTAATGGTTTTGACCATGGTATCGAGACACCTTCGGTGCGTCGTCAGAAAGGAAAGTCAGAGACGGGAATAATTGAAGTAAAAGCCTATCATCAGGGTAACCAAACCATTATTGAAGTGAAAGATGATGGGGGTGGTTTAAATCTTGATAAAATCGGCAATAAGGCCGTAGAGCGTGGTATTCTAACCCCTGAGCAGTTGGCGGTAGCTTCCAAGGATAATTTGCTCGATTTGATTTTTCAACCCGGTTTTTCCACCGCCGCTTCGGTGACGGAAATTTCAGGCCGTGGGGTGGGTTTGGATATTGTGCGATCGCAATTACGCTCTTTGAAAGGTTCTATCTCGGTGGACTCAAACCCAAGCCAGGGAACAACTTTCACCCTCAAATTACCTTTAACCCTTACCATCGATAAGCTATTAGTATTATCCGCCGAATCCCAATTTTATGCCCTACCTTCGGATAACATCGAAGAAATTGTCGTACCAGATGCGGGACAAATCAAAACCTCTGGCAACAAACGCTTCCTCCACTTTGAAAACCGTATTATTCCTATCTACGGCTTAGATAACTTACTCCATTATCGTTGTCATATGCCCGATATTAGCAATAGTACCACCCAAGCCCTAGAGGTATTACCCACCCCCAAAGATTGGGGCAAACCATTACTTTTAATCCGTCAGGGGCAAGAATTATTCGCCATCGAAGTGGATAACCTAGTCAGTGAGCAAGAATTGGTAATCAAGCCTTTTGGTGGTGCCTTAAGCGCCCCTAGTTATACCTATGGTTGTACTATCCTTGGGGATGGTACTTTGATTCCTGTGGTTAACAGCGCCATTCTCTTAGAAAACTATTTCCAAGCCACTCAGCCCGGTAGTAGTTTGAATACGACTCTATCAAGTACAGGGGAATCATCCCGTAAGTCCTCATCAGGGGTGTTTAAAGTTACTTCTGTCTTAGTGGTTGATGATAGCGCCGCCATGAGACGAACCCTTGCCTTATCCCTTGAAAAGTCTGGTTATCGGGTATTACAGGCAAAGGATGGTAAGGAAGCCCTTGATCAATTACAACAAACCTCTAATATTAATTTAGTAATCTGTGATATTGAGATGCCTAATATGAATGGGTTTGAATTTTTGGGGCAACGTCGTCGTTTCCCTGAAATTAGTAAAATTCCTGTGGCAATGCTGACTTCCCGTAGCAATGAAAAACACCAAAAATTGGCTACCCATCTGGGGGCAGATGCTTATTTTACTAAGCCTTATATTGAGCAAAAGTTCTTACAAGCTATTAAAAATTTGGTGGGAGAAAGTGTTTTAGTCAATGGATAATGGATAATTGAGAATGGATAATTATCGTCTCTTGCCTATTTATTCATGAAACCTTAAGTAAACTATTAATTTTTTATGACACAAGCCCCAGATTTAACCGTTGAAAGTGCGATTGTTAATTTAACCCAAACAGAAGATTTAGGACTCCGTTACTATGCTGCTTGGTGGTTGGGCAAATTTCGGGTAAATGATGCCCAAGCCGTAGAAGCCCTCATTAACGTCCTAGAAGATACCAAGGATATTGCCCCCGATGGGGGTTTTCCTCTCCGTCGTAATGCTGCTAAAGCCCTCGGTAAACTTGGGGACGAAAGTGCTGTTATGCCCTTGATAAAGTGCCTTGAATGTGAGGATTACTATGTTAGAGAGTCGGCGGCGCAGTCGTTGGAAATGTTGGGGGATAAAAGGGCGATCGCACCTTTACAAAATTTACTAAAAAAAGCAGTTTCCGAAGGTGCATTGACTGATTATGCCATAGATACAGTACCCGAAAAACCTCACCTCTATCAACCCTATGAAGCAATATTGGAGGCTTTAGGGGGTTTGGAGGCTAAAAATGACCTGAGTTTAGTTAAACCCTTCTTAAAACATCCTTTTCCTAAAGTGAAATATGCTGCCCAAAGAGCCATGTATCAACTGACGGGGGATAAGAGTTATGGAGAGATGTTAGTAGAAGCCCTCAAGGGTAAAGAGTTACAGTTAAGACGCTCGGCTTTGATGGATTTAGGAGCCATTGGTTATGTGGATTCGGCAAGTGCGATCGCCTCTGTCTATGCTGAAAATAGCCTCAAACTCATTGCTATGAAAGGATTACTGGAACATCAAGTAAAAATAGATCAACAAAATCAGCAGGAATTGTCTGATGATACTATGATGGTGATGAATCTCATGGATTCACTACTATAAATTGATCATAGTGCGACCTGATAAGTTGCATTCTTTGAGTCTTGAGAAAATCAAGCAGGGGAGTCATCCCCCTCGTTACCGCCCGAAGGTGCGTCCTGAGTAATTAGGAGGTATCACAGCTAGAGGGTTAAATGTCAAGATGGAGAAAAATCTAACAATCAAAATTTTGGCTAGGTAAAGATGGACATGAAGTCGAATAATGCGTTTGAAGCTCCGTTAATCTATACTTCTTCGTTAAGGTTAGGTTAGGAGAAGAACGAGGGTTTGATACACTATTTTTGTATTAGTGTATAAAAGTGATACATTTTATGAATATGAATCATAGATGACCATAAAGAGTGCTGACTTCTAACAGGTGTTTACCGCTCTATTTACAATCGGAGACAGTTTTGAATTATTATGGAAAAGATAGATAAAGGGCAACCTTATCAGTAAAACGGAATCGTGGACAGAGAAAACTGCCATCACCTACTAAGGAGCAACTTATTAAAGCCAAGTCCTTAAAAAGAAAAATCGGAAACCTTCAAAAGTTATTAACTCGTAGCCTCTCAAATATACTGGTATCAGTTAGAAAGGTTACTCAGATTAATAATGGCAAGAATACGGCAGGGGTAGATAGAATTCTAATCACGACTCCAAAAAATAGGGAGGAATTAATCAAAATAATTCAAGAAAACTTGAGAAAAGGTTACACCCCCAAAGCCATACTTCGTAAGTTTATACCCAAGAAGAATGGGAAGGTCAGACCACTAGGGATACCCACAGTATATGACCGCTGCATTCAAAACATGGTGAGAAACTCTTTAGAACCCTATTGGGAAGCTCACTTCGAGGGAATCAGTTACGGTTTTAGACCATGTAGGAGTACCCATGATGCTATTGCCAAGATTTATTCTTTAGCAAGACCCAACAAGACAAAAAAATGGATTGTTGATGCGGACATAGAGAAGTGTTTCGACAATATCACACACGAAGCACTACTAGAGATATTAGGTAATTTCCCTTACAGGAAATATATCGAACAATGGCTCAAATGCGGAGTTATGAATAATAA of Cyanobacterium sp. HL-69 contains these proteins:
- the cpcE gene encoding phycocyanobilin lyase alpha subunit CpcE; the encoded protein is MTQAPDLTVESAIVNLTQTEDLGLRYYAAWWLGKFRVNDAQAVEALINVLEDTKDIAPDGGFPLRRNAAKALGKLGDESAVMPLIKCLECEDYYVRESAAQSLEMLGDKRAIAPLQNLLKKAVSEGALTDYAIDTVPEKPHLYQPYEAILEALGGLEAKNDLSLVKPFLKHPFPKVKYAAQRAMYQLTGDKSYGEMLVEALKGKELQLRRSALMDLGAIGYVDSASAIASVYAENSLKLIAMKGLLEHQVKIDQQNQQELSDDTMMVMNLMDSLL
- the pixL gene encoding chemotaxis signal relay system histidine kinase / response regualtor PixL is translated as MNLLNQAYQFFIDEVPQLLQEIEEGLNNLNQSHRNTAEVHQIIKAVNALETGASGVSLQVISNIAKKLEYYLKTLYHQDLTVDQDLKSLFLAGYDCLAQPLTQQMETGSFDTQQAQENEVWQQLEEKLGDYLHDMEDYQPSSQESGIDIISSIFEVDIAQEIRRLKGLVASPSSFNPLEELSDCLDVLIGFSELLNLSGFSSLVTTTQKALELHPDKVILIANLLLQDLETSRDLVLQGDNNEGGNSCPEIVTLAQDINAKIELENVEIKPVLEGNNVDINDSSYQFFVAEVPDILAEIEANLLVLKEDKTVGKINDIMRGLHTLKGGSASVGLNTIKNISHKMEDYIKALFDEEVIVDTELEGYLLDGFDCLKGALTEQIDTGSHGEQWEAKSHGIWVSLDEKLGHIAPNDYLPSSSDLGVDMVASMFESDVGDAIEHLQEIVESLPEENLTEEVLLQAEVFLGFSEMFQLSGFRQIAEATTMAIANHPENIKEITYLLIEDVTRAQEEVLRGDRTYGGNPSMELRKLSGQLDTNDPEYSLEESLAISQKSDINHGLPLDEVDYPELDTEEEIFDFADFAEEVVHQEEEALDFASLVEEGEAEEEETIDFANFAEEVINQEEIIDFENFEEDNFNFANLMENLTEMGEEETPAYQQTTSEEFDSLEDAFAQYADENNDELAQQRELQQQSYQFFIEEVPELIGLIDTGFEQVVIEPDNINEINEIARAAHSLKGGARSAGLEDIGNIALRVEKSFKALFNENINLDEELTAYMRDIYQLLRQPLMARLENQDFDEKFNLDLANEMWAGFEEKYGEELAKAEEFLPSSSDLGIDIATSIFEVDVAEGISAVESATEADDSTLQETLSLQTEIFTGFGEMLNLPGFVEICQITGDILQQKPEELRAIASIFLDNIKEAHELVMAGDRETGGSPSEELLTLAGINQEDTTPIEEYQEAPIDINEPSYGFFIEEAPELLAMMEEGLLTLKQERSTGKIHEIMRAAHSIKGGAASVGLEAVKTISHRLEDIIKVFYDETIIIDDELETLLLNGFDCLKEALTEQLETGTYQPAVALANAQEVWKALENRLGDALNRPDDFIPSSEDLGVDIVESMFEVDVAQELERLRAVLSTPTSQPLAGELRATLEVFAGFGEMLNLSGFASIAHLGLTALENNPHEVVAIIETVIQDADQARDLVLGGDRSTGGSPSQKLIDFAHNSPTATSVREKDTDHEEEIFYLEEENEQPPIEDVLSDVVTDADELINFALEDKETHTNSPSLDEVFGNQEDEFAMIESLDDTEENQDESEIPSLEDIFTSEISQEEINLLSKASDMALEEDKNITIPSLEDVFTAPEFDNIDISPQEEEEESPSLDDVFGEKITFSTIENDNSPENEDTSSIPTIEELIGDVVKDSKKTITPESFIPVEREEKTSEDNEETPATGANIEQQIESLQNVFDKLPGLKEEADINQFVRGKKSQPKQKKQPITPQVTPSVPKPKSNLTVRVDLERLERMNNLIGELSINRNGLSLQNDRLQTSVKDLLERFSRFQSTANALRELSDKMLTSPEKFNVPQGNSSFPLSISEDGGMDLISAFDSLEMDRYDNLYYVVQGLIEQMIQLEESVDDIALYAAQSGQTMENQRQMLNRMRDELMWARMLPLGEVLNRFPRVLRDLSVKYSKKVNLKLSGTNVLVDKAALEKLYDPLVHLIRNGFDHGIETPSVRRQKGKSETGIIEVKAYHQGNQTIIEVKDDGGGLNLDKIGNKAVERGILTPEQLAVASKDNLLDLIFQPGFSTAASVTEISGRGVGLDIVRSQLRSLKGSISVDSNPSQGTTFTLKLPLTLTIDKLLVLSAESQFYALPSDNIEEIVVPDAGQIKTSGNKRFLHFENRIIPIYGLDNLLHYRCHMPDISNSTTQALEVLPTPKDWGKPLLLIRQGQELFAIEVDNLVSEQELVIKPFGGALSAPSYTYGCTILGDGTLIPVVNSAILLENYFQATQPGSSLNTTLSSTGESSRKSSSGVFKVTSVLVVDDSAAMRRTLALSLEKSGYRVLQAKDGKEALDQLQQTSNINLVICDIEMPNMNGFEFLGQRRRFPEISKIPVAMLTSRSNEKHQKLATHLGADAYFTKPYIEQKFLQAIKNLVGESVLVNG